TTAGCGGTTGAAAAACATCCCCCTCCGTTTCCTCCGATATCTCTCCGCTACAGGCGGACTGGCTCTGTAAAAAAATATCTCCAACATCAGAGCAGGATTATGTATTGCGATGAAGCGTCCTGCCGGCATAGAGCTTTCCCTCATTTATGCGTCTGTCCTCCTCCAATGTGAATTTGATTTTTACCGAGTCTGTCAGCGTTTCTTCGCAGTTAATATATTTATGGGTAGGTGAAATGCCCAGTGCGGCTATTCAAGCTGAGCCCTGAGTTTGTTTACCCTTGTAGAAACGTCTCTGTATGAATAATCCAGCTGGGCGAGTTTTCTGTAAATATTGTAGGCCTGCTGGAATCTTCGGCCGTGTTCGAGGGCTCTTGCGAGGTTGTACCTGAGCTCTTTGTAGATATCGTCATAATCGCTTGTATGCTGCTTGAGGGCCTCCTCAAATATATCAACAGCATCAGCATACCACCCCTTGTTGAAAAAGCACATACCGAGCATATTCAGCGAGGAGATTCGCAGGGAAGGCCTGTTTCGAGACTTCTGAAACAGCGGTATCGCCTCGTCGTATTTCTTTTTCTGCATAAGGCGAACGCCGAGCTCATACTTGTAGTTTGCTTCTGTGGGATAGTTTTCCACGCACCCTGTGTAGTGCTGCAGCTCTGCTTCTGAGAGCTTCTGCACCAGTTCTTTGAGCCTTGCGGTATTTTTCTCCGTTTTCCCGTGCGTTTCAATATCGCTTTTGGTGTGTCTGATTTTTGCCTTGAGGTCTCTTATTATTATCTCGCCAAGAGCACGCTGATAGGCGAAGTCTCTGGTCTCCTTGTGCCAGTTATTCAGTTTCTGGCAGACCTCCATAAATAGCTTCGGGTCTTCAAGCTGTGCGGCCTTCTTTGCATATTCGAGCCTGAGATTCTGTGAATCAGGGGTTTGTTTAAGCCTTTCTTCGAGCTGCTGAACCTCTTTTACCCTGTAGCTGTCGGTTTTGTGAACAGCATCCTTCTGCTGGAGCTCTTCCTGCTTGTCCATATCCTGAACGGCCTTGCGGTAGTCATCGCCAGTATCATAGCGGCCTTTCTGGAT
This window of the Sedimentisphaera salicampi genome carries:
- a CDS encoding tetratricopeptide repeat protein, which produces MVENNDKRTAESARAFFNRAEEVASVDNYDYAVELYIEGIRRWPEAVEEGHKPLRKLALLRQADGGKKPGIKERFSKTSFKDPVEELTHAEYLFSKDPENVGYAEMIIKAARKGGFNEVLEWISKLLLYIVKNKEKRPFSTLMQLKEAFSSIEHYEEAAYACRLAKQAKPGDMNLDDEIKNLMAKQTIQKGRYDTGDDYRKAVQDMDKQEELQQKDAVHKTDSYRVKEVQQLEERLKQTPDSQNLRLEYAKKAAQLEDPKLFMEVCQKLNNWHKETRDFAYQRALGEIIIRDLKAKIRHTKSDIETHGKTEKNTARLKELVQKLSEAELQHYTGCVENYPTEANYKYELGVRLMQKKKYDEAIPLFQKSRNRPSLRISSLNMLGMCFFNKGWYADAVDIFEEALKQHTSDYDDIYKELRYNLARALEHGRRFQQAYNIYRKLAQLDYSYRDVSTRVNKLRAQLE